A single region of the Triticum dicoccoides isolate Atlit2015 ecotype Zavitan chromosome 2B, WEW_v2.0, whole genome shotgun sequence genome encodes:
- the LOC119366844 gene encoding putative receptor-like protein kinase At4g00960, protein MGDYHGMEDFKLHLIESITDNFADDRIVGSGGYGDVYKAEHKGKEIAVKKLHPFQGLDDKQFHNEVRNLIKIRHKNVVQLIGYCYESRNKYIEHNKELVFARTTERVICFEYMEGGSLDKHITDEPCGLGWSTCYDIIKGTCDGLNHLHSVQAKPIYHLDLKPGNILLDKSMMPKIGDLGLSKLVASTETHKTEMLKGTNGYMPPEYIDGGHISKKFDVFSLGVIILRMMAGNKGFFRCSKTPPKQFIDLVSENWKERLQAVSRDSSYEMDTLRVRKCVEIALKCVDTDRKKRPTIQDIVREVEELEADIEKMMSAPSPESKDLTVQRSCDTNVLSVDPTLQLRFVLEARKETSCCLQLINKTNGFIAFNIKINQDKYRVRPSQGTMQPCSWRYVILTLQMQEPGPLNMRCHDMLLVESVSVTQDLASKDGEIDYQELFKTAMANQVVDVVKLPIVYVALDQ, encoded by the exons ACAAG GCGGAGCATAAGGGGAAAGAGATTGCCGTGAAGAAACTTCATCCCTTTCAAGGACTTGATGACAAGCAATTCCATAATGAAGTCCGTAACCTTATCAAGATCCGCCACAAGAATGTCGTACAGTTGATTGGGTACTGCTATGAATCACGGAATAAATACATCGAGCACAATAAGGAGCTCGTTTTCGCGAGAACGACGGAGCGAGTCATCTGCTTTGAATATATGGAGGGAGGAAGCCTCGATAAACATATTACAG ATGAACCTTGTGGGCTTGGCTGGTCTACATGTTACGACATTATTAAAGGCACCTGTGACGGCTTAAACCACCTTCATAGTGTGCAGGCGAAACCAATTTACCACTTGGACTTAAAACCCGGTAATATATTGCTGGATAAGAGCATGATGCCCAAAATTGGAGATCTTGGCTTGTCAAAACTTGTTGCTTCCACTGAAACACATAAAACAGAGATGCTCAAAGGAACAAA TGGGTATATGCCACCAGAATACATTGATGGTGGCCATATATCAAAGAAGTTTGACGTCTTCAGTCTGGGAGTTATAATACTAAGGATGATGGCAGGGAATAAGGGCTTCTTCCGTTGTTCTAAAACGCCACCCAAACAGTTCATTGACCTC GTAAGTGAAAACTGGAAGGAAAGGTTGCAGGCAGTGTCGCGGGATTCGTCATACGAGATGGACACACTTCGAGTGCGTAAATGCGTTGAAATAGCTCTAAAATGTGTGGACACTGACCGAAAGAAAAGGCCTACTATCCAGGATATTGTCCGTGAAGTGGAGGAACTAGAAGCTGATATTGAGAAAATGATGTCAGCACCTTCTCCTGAGTCAAAAGATCTAACTGTCCAG AGAAGCTGTGATACCAATGTTCTATCGGTGGATCCAACCCTGCAGCTGCGGTTCGTCTTGGAGGCCAGGAAGGAGACGTCATGCTGCCTGCAGCTAATCAACAAGACAAACGGCTTCATCGCATTCAACATAAAGATTAACCAGGACAAGTACCGCGTGCGGCCAAGCCAAGGGACCATGCAACCGTGCTCCTGGCGTTATGTCATCTTGACGCTGCAAATGCAAGAGCCGGGGCCGCTCAACATGAGGTGCCACGACATGCTCCTTGTGGAGAGCGTCAGCGTCACCCAAGACTTGGCATCAAAAGATGGTGAGATTGATTATCAAGAATTGTTCAAGACGGCCATGGCGAATCAGGTGGTTGATGTGGTGAAGCTGCCGATCGTTTATGTTGCACTGGACCAATAG